From the genome of Amycolatopsis sp. NBC_01488, one region includes:
- a CDS encoding FtsK/SpoIIIE domain-containing protein: MANRAAEQRNRVETALDRVRHQIGLVLGAAAGARQAAEADLAKLELERDIVRVGMNHATPEQQSEWSKHPAAHEVFGALGSVRSAFYTDWGNGPATLRELVSQNAPGPAGLPPGDWLGRVGHNAGITSPGLWRVGSATASGSDATRTFDVAVPLLDESHLAITSAPKTRPTIDGIVQNLLIRVLSTFEPGAVRVHLWDIGQLTAILPDLYPLSRTSALSLYDPGRLEDLLDELAGHIRRIHATGMQAGHTSLRELRIARQERVEPFRIAVLYGNGETLEPERARDLKRVASGALAAGICLIMIDVPTAVSASVETLSLIDDRHAISSMTGTDLVVDLDPPMPSGQVIRAADRIAAALIAKQGGPRSFDDLLPAEIGHESSARELRAPVGFFEGEPVEVVIGDASPHALIGGPSGSGKTNFLYALLGSLAARYSPDELALYLLDFKEGVSFAGLAPGRKDASWLPHARLVGVNVNTDREFGLALLRFLADELRRRSAAAKEHEVTNLADLREADPGGHWPRIVAVIDEFQYLFAGRDQVTATATQLLEDIARRGRSQGIHLVLASQDVAGIEAFWGKPAVFEQCTLRIAMPKARRVLAETNNAAVSAPKWHGVINHDSGVAHGNQLAHIPDASSKDVFVRLQHRLWEEYQGRFPRPRLFDGAHSPVLEQFPAYLDLKPSSRPRALLGQSIDVTEAACGVDLSWAPGRNIAVLGSATAEALSIMDSSARSLARQYEPGEVEFVLGCTIEACAPAVLELTDRLRADGHTATLVDDLTATLESMTGAMAGGAKILLLYGVDAALPALEAKAVGQLKSGLDHLRMVLKQGPGHGVHTIGWWRSIARLKDTLGFAGTDDIGTWAALDVQGNELAPFAAGQVVHWSPRPGRALFFDRTTHGAPEVIIPFQRPENDR; encoded by the coding sequence ATGGCCAACAGGGCAGCCGAACAACGCAACCGCGTCGAAACCGCGCTCGACCGCGTACGCCACCAGATCGGACTGGTGCTGGGCGCGGCGGCCGGAGCGCGCCAAGCCGCGGAGGCCGACCTCGCCAAACTCGAGCTGGAGCGCGACATCGTCCGCGTCGGCATGAACCACGCCACTCCGGAACAGCAGAGCGAGTGGTCCAAGCACCCTGCCGCGCACGAGGTGTTCGGCGCGCTCGGCAGCGTGCGAAGCGCTTTCTACACCGACTGGGGCAACGGCCCCGCGACACTGCGCGAACTCGTCTCGCAGAACGCACCCGGCCCGGCCGGACTGCCGCCCGGTGACTGGCTCGGGCGCGTCGGCCACAACGCCGGCATCACCTCGCCCGGCCTGTGGCGCGTCGGTTCCGCGACGGCGTCCGGGAGCGACGCCACCCGCACGTTCGACGTCGCCGTCCCGCTGCTCGACGAGTCGCACCTGGCGATCACGTCGGCGCCGAAGACGCGCCCGACCATCGACGGCATCGTGCAGAACCTGCTGATCCGGGTGCTCTCGACGTTCGAACCCGGCGCGGTGCGCGTGCACCTGTGGGACATCGGGCAGCTGACCGCGATCCTGCCCGACCTCTACCCGCTGAGCCGCACGAGCGCGCTTTCGCTGTACGACCCGGGCCGGCTCGAGGACCTCCTCGACGAGCTGGCCGGGCACATCCGCCGCATCCACGCGACCGGCATGCAGGCGGGTCACACGTCGCTGCGGGAGCTGCGCATCGCCCGGCAGGAGCGGGTCGAGCCGTTCCGCATCGCCGTGCTGTACGGCAACGGCGAAACGCTCGAGCCGGAACGCGCCCGCGACCTCAAGCGCGTCGCGAGCGGGGCGCTGGCCGCGGGGATCTGCCTGATCATGATCGACGTGCCGACTGCCGTGAGCGCGTCGGTCGAAACGCTGAGCCTGATCGACGATCGGCACGCGATCAGCAGCATGACCGGCACGGACCTGGTCGTGGACCTCGATCCGCCGATGCCGTCCGGGCAGGTCATCCGGGCCGCCGACCGGATCGCCGCGGCGCTGATCGCCAAGCAGGGCGGGCCACGGTCGTTCGACGACCTGCTGCCGGCCGAAATCGGGCACGAGAGCTCGGCGCGGGAACTGCGCGCACCGGTCGGGTTCTTCGAAGGCGAGCCGGTCGAGGTCGTCATCGGCGACGCGAGCCCGCACGCCCTGATCGGCGGACCGTCCGGTTCGGGCAAGACGAACTTCCTGTACGCGCTGCTCGGCAGCCTGGCGGCGCGGTACTCGCCGGACGAGCTGGCGCTGTACCTGCTGGACTTCAAGGAAGGCGTCTCGTTCGCCGGGCTGGCGCCGGGGCGCAAGGACGCGAGCTGGCTGCCGCACGCGCGGCTCGTCGGCGTCAACGTCAACACCGACCGCGAGTTCGGCCTGGCGCTGCTGCGGTTCCTGGCCGACGAGCTGCGGCGCCGGTCCGCGGCCGCGAAGGAGCACGAGGTCACGAACCTCGCCGACCTCAGGGAAGCCGACCCGGGCGGGCACTGGCCGCGGATCGTCGCGGTGATCGACGAGTTCCAGTACCTCTTCGCGGGCCGCGACCAGGTGACGGCCACGGCGACCCAGTTGCTCGAGGACATCGCGCGGCGCGGTCGTTCGCAGGGCATCCACCTGGTGCTGGCCAGCCAGGACGTCGCCGGCATCGAAGCGTTCTGGGGCAAGCCGGCGGTGTTCGAGCAGTGCACGCTGCGGATCGCGATGCCGAAGGCGCGGCGCGTGCTGGCCGAAACGAACAACGCGGCGGTGTCCGCCCCGAAGTGGCACGGGGTGATCAACCACGACTCCGGTGTCGCGCACGGCAACCAGCTGGCCCACATCCCGGACGCGAGCAGCAAGGACGTGTTCGTCCGGCTGCAGCACCGGCTGTGGGAGGAGTACCAGGGCCGGTTCCCGCGCCCGCGCCTGTTCGACGGCGCGCATTCGCCGGTGCTGGAACAGTTCCCGGCGTACCTGGACCTCAAGCCGAGCTCGCGGCCGCGGGCGCTGCTGGGCCAGTCGATCGACGTCACCGAGGCCGCGTGCGGCGTCGACCTGTCGTGGGCGCCGGGCCGCAACATCGCGGTGCTCGGGTCCGCGACCGCCGAAGCACTGTCCATCATGGACTCTTCGGCCCGGTCGCTGGCCCGGCAGTACGAGCCGGGTGAAGTCGAGTTCGTGCTGGGCTGCACGATCGAGGCGTGCGCCCCGGCGGTGCTGGAGCTGACGGACCGGCTGCGCGCCGACGGCCACACCGCGACCCTGGTCGACGACCTGACGGCCACTTTGGAGTCGATGACCGGCGCGATGGCGGGCGGCGCGAAGATCCTGCTGCTGTACGGGGTCGACGCGGCGCTGCCGGCGTTGGAGGCGAAGGCCGTCGGGCAGCTGAAGAGCGGTCTCGACCACCTGCGGATGGTGCTGAAGCAGGGCCCGGGCCACGGCGTCCACACGATCGGCTGGTGGCGCAGCATCGCCCGGCTCAAGGACACGCTGGGCTTCGCGGGCACCGACGACATCGGCACGTGGGCGGCGCTCGACGTCCAGGGCAACGAGCTGGCGCCGTTCGCGGCGGGCCAGGTGGTGCACTGGTCGCCACGCCCGGGTCGCGCGTTGTTCTTCGACCGCACGACCCACGGCGCCCCTGAAGTGATCATCCCGTTCCAGCGCCCGGAGAACGACCGATGA
- a CDS encoding YbaB/EbfC family nucleoid-associated protein → MSDNAQLIEEMRWQLKQIEDRKADNQRLLAGIAGSNHTTVTSPDRSVTVLAGPGGVVSEVRLAPEAMRFDAVTLSRTITAAVREAVAAGGRLAERAPVPPGGAPQQPTWQTPAQPARPTRPAPQRRAAPGEDDEPYGTVFDV, encoded by the coding sequence ATGAGCGACAACGCGCAGCTGATCGAGGAAATGCGCTGGCAGCTCAAGCAGATCGAAGACCGCAAAGCCGACAACCAGCGCCTCCTCGCGGGCATCGCCGGGAGCAACCACACCACCGTCACCTCGCCGGATCGGTCCGTGACCGTGCTCGCCGGGCCTGGTGGTGTCGTCAGCGAAGTGCGGCTCGCGCCCGAAGCCATGCGGTTCGACGCCGTCACGCTGAGCCGGACCATCACCGCCGCCGTCCGGGAGGCCGTCGCCGCGGGCGGGCGGCTTGCGGAGCGGGCGCCGGTGCCGCCGGGCGGGGCACCGCAGCAACCGACCTGGCAGACGCCGGCGCAGCCAGCCCGGCCAACCCGGCCGGCCCCGCAACGCAGGGCCGCCCCGGGGGAGGACGACGAGCCCTACGGCACCGTCTTCGACGTCTAA
- a CDS encoding putative T7SS-secreted protein, with the protein MSTQDFPALGFDPAPGDLDGVTDLAGKYRAVSKDLAEADDSLRQIVRKQGIWQGEASEAFARRIGPLPQYLEGAARSMGEAADALEQWSQDLGDLQKRAKDLEARAEAAAKAAEAARANPDLALANRTFPDQPSLQIAQQLLDNAGRQLQSAIDGCQNIQDAAKQLQQEHGEAAGRVAEALRKAKELAPDEPGVLDKLSDAVGGALSDLTNTIADGVDQAWDFVQDHAELISKLSDVVGDMGNGIGVLSDLAPPPADKVMSGIATGLGLGALTGHAVAKAAGADVSTETLTFDALGAATSLAGAADVLPDTAIKVATYGLFAEQGIGEGVGGKDFESPWDDFQNYWVPKDSSQAAVAAGTLVVGPAAWAGVAVWNAADAGMQADNAPARQRERAEDEVWN; encoded by the coding sequence ATGAGCACCCAGGACTTCCCGGCCCTGGGTTTCGACCCGGCGCCCGGCGACCTCGACGGCGTCACCGACCTGGCGGGCAAGTACCGCGCGGTGAGCAAGGACCTGGCCGAGGCGGACGATTCGCTGCGGCAGATCGTCCGCAAGCAGGGCATTTGGCAGGGCGAGGCGAGCGAAGCGTTCGCGCGGCGCATCGGCCCCCTGCCGCAGTACCTCGAGGGCGCGGCCCGTTCGATGGGCGAGGCCGCGGACGCACTCGAGCAGTGGTCCCAGGATCTTGGTGACCTGCAGAAACGCGCGAAGGACCTGGAGGCACGGGCAGAGGCGGCGGCCAAGGCGGCCGAGGCGGCGCGGGCGAACCCGGACCTGGCGCTCGCGAACCGGACGTTTCCGGACCAGCCGTCCCTGCAGATCGCCCAGCAGCTCCTGGACAACGCGGGCCGGCAGCTCCAGTCGGCGATCGACGGCTGCCAGAACATCCAGGACGCGGCGAAGCAGCTGCAGCAGGAGCACGGCGAAGCGGCCGGCCGGGTCGCGGAGGCACTGCGGAAGGCGAAGGAGCTGGCCCCGGACGAGCCGGGCGTCCTCGACAAGCTGAGCGACGCGGTGGGCGGCGCCCTGTCCGACCTGACGAACACCATCGCGGACGGGGTCGACCAGGCGTGGGACTTCGTCCAGGACCACGCGGAGCTGATTTCGAAGCTCTCGGACGTCGTGGGCGACATGGGCAACGGCATCGGCGTCCTGAGTGACCTCGCACCGCCTCCGGCCGACAAGGTCATGAGCGGGATCGCCACCGGCTTGGGGCTCGGCGCACTCACCGGTCATGCGGTGGCCAAGGCGGCCGGAGCCGACGTCTCGACCGAGACGCTGACCTTCGACGCGCTTGGCGCGGCCACGTCGCTGGCCGGCGCCGCTGACGTCCTTCCGGACACCGCGATCAAGGTGGCGACCTACGGCTTGTTCGCCGAGCAGGGGATCGGTGAGGGCGTGGGCGGCAAGGACTTCGAAAGCCCCTGGGACGACTTCCAGAACTACTGGGTGCCCAAAGACTCGAGTCAGGCGGCGGTGGCCGCGGGCACGCTCGTCGTCGGGCCCGCGGCGTGGGCGGGGGTGGCGGTCTGGAACGCGGCCGACGCCGGTATGCAGGCTGACAACGCACCGGCGCGTCAGCGTGAGCGGGCGGAAGACGAGGTGTGGAACTGA